In Streptantibioticus cattleyicolor NRRL 8057 = DSM 46488, a genomic segment contains:
- a CDS encoding bifunctional riboflavin kinase/FAD synthetase — protein MERWRGLEDVPGGWGRSVVTIGSYDGVHRGHQLIIGRAVERARELGIPSVVVTFDPHPSEVVRPGSHPPLLAAHHRRAELMAELGVDALLILPFTTEFSELSAGDFVRTVLVEALGAKVVVEGPNFRFGHKAAGDVEYLSALGLKYDYEVEVVDLFVTGEAGGGLPFSSTLTRRLIAEGDVAGAMEILGRPHRVEGVVVRGAQRGRALGYPTANVETLPHSAIPADGVYAGWLVVEGEVMPAAISVGTNPTFDGTARTVEAYAIDRVGLDLYGLHVAVDFLAFLRGQEKFDSVDALLERMADDVKRARELLESAEA, from the coding sequence GTGGAGCGCTGGCGGGGCTTGGAGGACGTTCCCGGGGGATGGGGGCGGAGCGTCGTCACCATCGGCTCGTACGACGGCGTCCACCGCGGGCACCAGCTCATCATCGGGCGGGCCGTGGAACGCGCCCGGGAGCTGGGCATCCCGTCGGTCGTGGTCACCTTCGACCCGCACCCCAGCGAGGTGGTCCGCCCCGGCAGCCACCCGCCGCTGCTCGCCGCCCACCACCGGCGCGCCGAACTCATGGCCGAACTGGGCGTGGACGCGCTGCTGATCCTGCCGTTCACCACCGAGTTCTCCGAGCTGTCGGCGGGGGACTTCGTGCGCACCGTGCTGGTGGAGGCGCTGGGCGCCAAGGTGGTCGTGGAGGGCCCCAACTTCCGCTTCGGCCACAAGGCCGCCGGCGACGTGGAGTACCTGTCGGCGCTGGGCCTGAAGTACGACTACGAGGTCGAGGTGGTCGACCTGTTCGTGACCGGTGAGGCCGGCGGCGGACTGCCGTTCTCCTCCACCCTGACCCGGCGGCTGATCGCCGAGGGCGACGTGGCCGGCGCGATGGAGATCCTGGGCCGCCCGCACCGCGTCGAGGGCGTCGTGGTGCGCGGAGCGCAGCGCGGCCGGGCGCTGGGCTACCCCACCGCCAACGTGGAGACGCTGCCGCACTCGGCGATCCCGGCGGACGGCGTCTACGCCGGATGGCTGGTGGTCGAGGGCGAGGTGATGCCCGCCGCGATCTCGGTGGGCACCAACCCGACCTTCGACGGCACCGCCCGCACCGTCGAGGCGTACGCCATCGACCGGGTGGGCCTGGACCTGTACGGGCTCCACGTGGCCGTGGACTTCCTGGCGTTCCTGCGCGGCCAGGAGAAGTTCGACTCCGTGGACGCGCTGCTGGAGCGGATGGCCGACGACGTCAAGCGGGCCCGGGAACTGCTGGAGTCGGCGGAGGCGTGA
- a CDS encoding SCO5717 family growth-regulating ATPase — protein sequence MSSDRDENRVGGDGRSTEADYTGEFTIDYTPPAWYMTNGEDAGGSSATEESESAPAPKVVPPPPQGPPLIPAPGDTGASGVRADDPAPDGGEPKGAVPHQSTMRFSALSLKDPKKLQEPAAGPAEAAGSTVVPDNPGMSPEVSRSTERFSALSMKKLKEAAGPGDPAGPSQAAAAQSTPSATPAPAAPPAAPATGDAADPAGPRPPAPAQPPAAPAPAVPPVPETPPADAAPGGTPTAPAPAPPWAQADATHGAAAEGAPHPAPPNATPPPAAPQPAAPGWPPAPAPQNAVPPLPPQYQPAPPPAAPPAPHPADAAPPAPQPPAPGYPPHMPPPGPAYPANPYATGAPLPPPAPGPDGTAQQPPLNAPAFGGHPANPPAPPTGYGYPQPPAQPHPPQPGYGYPHPGQPGVPMPPATPDGVQPPADPRTGGWPTVSPEQRQRTVGGAPLGYTAAVELSSDRLLRNQPKVRKPGGNLPGRSPFRIGGKAAEAERQRKLELIRTPVLSCYRIAVISLKGGVGKTTTTTALGSTLASERQDKILAIDANPDAGTLGRRVRRETGATIRDLVQAIPYLHSYMDIRRFTSQAPSGLEIIANDVDPAVSTTFNDEDYRRAIDVLGRQYPIILTDSGTGLLYSAMRGVLDLADQLIIISTPSVDGASSASTTLDWLSAHGYAELVQRSLTVISGVRETGKMIKVEDIVAHFETRCRGVVVVPFDEHLAAGAEVDLDMMRPKTREAYFNLAAMVAEDFTRAQQAQGLWTQGEGQAQPPHLAPPVPGQGQPYGTGEGAFPAAPYGAVPPGYAPAPGPAPHWPAQPGSVERQGQSGPDQAPPQQHPGAEHPPPGWPQPPQGYGYPPPPPPQQ from the coding sequence GTGAGCAGCGATCGGGACGAGAACCGCGTCGGCGGCGACGGGCGGTCGACCGAAGCCGACTACACGGGCGAGTTCACCATCGACTACACGCCGCCCGCCTGGTACATGACGAATGGTGAGGACGCCGGTGGTTCGTCCGCGACCGAGGAGTCCGAGTCGGCGCCCGCGCCCAAGGTGGTGCCGCCGCCCCCGCAGGGCCCGCCGCTGATCCCGGCGCCGGGCGACACCGGCGCGTCCGGCGTGCGGGCGGACGACCCGGCGCCGGACGGGGGCGAGCCCAAGGGCGCGGTGCCCCACCAGTCCACGATGCGCTTCAGCGCGCTGTCGCTGAAGGACCCCAAGAAGCTCCAGGAGCCCGCCGCCGGCCCCGCGGAGGCCGCGGGCAGCACCGTCGTGCCGGACAACCCGGGGATGTCGCCGGAGGTGTCCCGCTCCACCGAACGGTTCTCGGCGCTGTCGATGAAGAAGCTCAAGGAGGCGGCGGGTCCGGGCGATCCGGCCGGCCCGTCGCAGGCCGCCGCGGCCCAGTCGACCCCGTCGGCCACCCCGGCGCCGGCCGCGCCGCCCGCCGCCCCGGCCACCGGCGACGCCGCCGACCCCGCCGGTCCCCGGCCCCCCGCCCCCGCGCAGCCGCCGGCCGCCCCGGCGCCCGCCGTTCCGCCCGTCCCCGAGACGCCCCCGGCCGACGCCGCGCCCGGCGGCACCCCGACGGCACCGGCCCCCGCGCCGCCGTGGGCGCAGGCCGACGCGACGCACGGCGCCGCCGCCGAGGGCGCCCCGCACCCGGCCCCGCCCAACGCGACCCCGCCGCCGGCCGCGCCGCAGCCCGCCGCCCCCGGCTGGCCGCCCGCGCCCGCCCCGCAGAACGCGGTGCCGCCGCTGCCGCCGCAGTACCAGCCGGCCCCGCCGCCCGCCGCCCCGCCCGCGCCGCACCCCGCCGACGCCGCGCCCCCGGCACCGCAGCCGCCGGCCCCCGGCTACCCGCCGCACATGCCGCCGCCCGGCCCGGCGTACCCGGCCAACCCGTACGCCACCGGCGCCCCGTTGCCGCCGCCCGCCCCGGGCCCCGACGGCACCGCCCAGCAACCCCCGCTCAACGCACCGGCGTTCGGCGGCCACCCCGCCAACCCGCCCGCCCCGCCCACCGGTTACGGCTACCCGCAGCCGCCCGCGCAGCCCCATCCGCCGCAGCCCGGCTACGGCTACCCGCACCCCGGCCAGCCCGGCGTGCCGATGCCGCCGGCCACCCCGGACGGCGTCCAGCCGCCGGCCGATCCGCGTACCGGCGGCTGGCCCACGGTCTCCCCCGAGCAGCGGCAGCGCACCGTGGGCGGGGCCCCGCTGGGGTACACCGCGGCCGTCGAGCTCTCCTCCGACCGGCTGCTGCGCAACCAGCCCAAGGTCCGCAAGCCCGGCGGCAACCTGCCCGGCCGCTCCCCGTTCCGCATCGGCGGCAAGGCGGCCGAGGCCGAGCGCCAGCGCAAGCTTGAGCTGATCCGCACCCCGGTGCTCTCCTGCTACCGGATAGCCGTGATCAGCCTCAAGGGCGGCGTCGGCAAGACCACCACGACCACCGCGCTGGGCTCCACCCTCGCCTCCGAGCGGCAGGACAAGATCCTGGCGATCGACGCCAACCCGGACGCCGGCACGCTCGGCCGCCGGGTGCGCCGGGAGACCGGCGCCACCATCCGCGACCTGGTGCAGGCCATCCCGTACCTGCACAGCTACATGGACATCCGGCGGTTCACCTCGCAGGCCCCCTCCGGGCTGGAGATCATCGCCAACGACGTGGACCCGGCGGTCTCCACGACCTTCAACGACGAGGACTACCGGCGCGCCATCGACGTGCTGGGGCGGCAGTACCCGATCATCCTCACCGACTCGGGCACCGGGCTGCTCTACAGCGCCATGCGCGGCGTGCTCGACCTCGCCGACCAGCTCATCATCATCTCCACCCCCTCCGTCGACGGCGCCAGCAGCGCCAGCACCACGCTGGACTGGCTCTCCGCGCACGGCTACGCCGAGCTGGTGCAGCGCAGCCTGACGGTGATCTCCGGGGTCCGCGAGACCGGCAAGATGATCAAGGTCGAGGACATCGTGGCCCACTTCGAGACCCGCTGCCGGGGGGTCGTGGTGGTGCCGTTCGACGAGCACCTGGCCGCGGGCGCCGAGGTCGACCTGGACATGATGCGGCCCAAGACACGGGAGGCGTACTTCAACCTCGCCGCGATGGTCGCCGAGGACTTCACCCGGGCCCAGCAGGCACAAGGGCTGTGGACGCAGGGCGAGGGCCAGGCGCAGCCGCCGCACCTGGCACCCCCGGTGCCGGGCCAGGGCCAGCCGTACGGCACCGGGGAGGGCGCCTTCCCGGCGGCGCCGTACGGGGCCGTGCCGCCCGGCTACGCCCCGGCCCCCGGCCCTGCGCCGCACTGGCCGGCGCAGCCCGGCTCCGTCGAACGGCAGGGCCAGTCCGGCCCCGACCAGGCTCCCCCGCAGCAGCACCCCGGCGCCGAGCACCCGCCGCCCGGCTGGCCGCAGCCGCCGCAGGGGTACGGCTACCCGCCGCCCCCGCCGCCGCAGCAGTGA
- the eccE gene encoding type VII secretion protein EccE, translated as MSGTVTVRGARRASGAPDPRAGASGPGVVPRPQPRTGRLGPVRLQQLVLVEAAAAVLLLAYVTEPWLLVPAAVVAAALVLVAVVRRRHRPALEWLLAAWGLARRRRSATGSPAAGVDPGFAPAVECDPSLRTYRWTGRGGREAGLVGDGTFLSAVLLVQSRDRPLRPGRTARPLPLDLLYGALEVDGIRLESVQVVQHTQPAPAPHLPGEALAARSYGPLQAGSGAPAVRLTWVALKLDPQLCAEAVRARGGGLAGAQRAVVRAADQLAARLAAAGFEATLLTEAELMSAVETASCANPRAGERAGRADVPARRTRETARTWRCDDRWHTTYWVARWPRLGPGATPAPNLVALLTSMPALASTFSLTVGRGPGGGAALTGHVRITGRSDGELTAARRQLERAARGVKVGLVRLDHEQVPGALATLPLGGTR; from the coding sequence ATGAGCGGCACGGTGACGGTCCGGGGGGCGCGGCGCGCTTCCGGTGCGCCGGACCCGCGGGCCGGTGCGTCCGGTCCCGGTGTGGTGCCCCGGCCGCAGCCCCGGACGGGGCGGCTGGGCCCGGTGCGGTTGCAGCAGTTGGTGCTGGTGGAGGCGGCGGCGGCCGTGCTGCTGCTGGCGTACGTCACCGAGCCGTGGCTGCTGGTGCCGGCCGCGGTGGTGGCCGCAGCGCTGGTGCTGGTGGCGGTGGTGCGGCGCAGGCATCGGCCGGCCCTGGAGTGGCTGCTGGCGGCCTGGGGGCTGGCCCGGCGCCGCAGGTCCGCGACCGGGTCCCCGGCGGCCGGGGTCGATCCGGGGTTCGCCCCCGCCGTGGAGTGCGATCCGAGTCTGCGCACCTACCGCTGGACGGGCCGGGGCGGGCGGGAGGCCGGGCTGGTGGGGGACGGCACGTTCCTCTCCGCGGTGCTCCTGGTCCAGTCGCGCGACCGTCCGCTGCGCCCGGGGCGCACCGCGCGTCCGCTGCCGCTGGATTTGCTGTACGGGGCGCTGGAGGTGGACGGCATACGCCTGGAGTCGGTGCAGGTGGTCCAGCACACCCAGCCGGCGCCGGCCCCGCATCTGCCCGGTGAGGCGCTGGCCGCCCGCTCCTACGGTCCGTTGCAGGCCGGTTCGGGGGCGCCCGCGGTGCGGCTGACGTGGGTGGCGCTCAAGCTCGACCCGCAGTTGTGCGCGGAGGCGGTGCGGGCCCGGGGCGGTGGCCTGGCCGGGGCGCAGCGGGCGGTGGTGCGGGCGGCCGACCAGCTCGCCGCGCGGTTGGCGGCGGCCGGTTTCGAGGCGACGCTGCTGACCGAGGCGGAGCTGATGTCGGCGGTGGAGACGGCGAGTTGCGCCAACCCGCGAGCCGGCGAGCGGGCGGGCCGGGCGGACGTCCCGGCGCGCCGCACCCGGGAGACGGCCCGCACCTGGCGGTGCGACGACCGCTGGCACACCACGTACTGGGTGGCCCGCTGGCCCCGGTTGGGCCCCGGGGCCACCCCGGCGCCCAACCTGGTCGCGCTGCTCACCTCGATGCCCGCGCTGGCGAGCACCTTCTCGCTCACCGTGGGCCGTGGGCCGGGCGGCGGGGCGGCGCTCACCGGGCACGTGCGGATCACCGGGCGCAGCGACGGTGAACTGACGGCGGCGCGTCGGCAGTTGGAGCGGGCGGCGCGCGGGGTCAAGGTCGGTCTGGTGCGCCTGGACCACGAGCAGGTGCCGGGGGCGCTGGCGACGCTGCCGTTGGGAGGTACGCGGTGA